AGCAAAACTTTTGCCCAAGAAAGGACCTAGAGGTACATACTCCCACTTTTGAATATCTCTTGCTGACCAATCATTGAAGACCACCATTCCAAAAATATGATTTTCAGCTTCTTTTATAGAAACTGATTCTCCTAAATTTGTAGATTTTCCGACAATGAAAGCCATCTCCAACTCAAAATCTAAAGTCTTACAAGGAGAAAAAATAGGCTTATCAGCATCTTTTGGTAAAATTTGTCCTTTAGGTCGGTGAATTTCTGTACCAGAAACTACAATCGAAGAAGCACGACCATGATAGCCCACAGGAATATGTTTCCAGTTAGGCATAAGAGGTTCTCCATTAGGTCTGAATAGTTTTCCTAAATTAGTAGCATGCTCAATACTAGAATAAAAGTCTGTATAATCACCTACTCTGACAGGTAAGTGCATCGTAACATCTGCCACAGGAAAAAGAAATTCATCTTTTTTATCTTCCAATGGAGAGCCTTTCTGCAAGAGTTGAGAGGTTTTTTCTCTAGTAGCTCGCCAGTTTTGCTGCCCTAGTTCGATAAAAGGATTCAAAACGCTTTCGTAAAAAACGCTGTGGTCAAAATCTAAATCTTTAAGAAGCTCTGCGTCTGAAAGCCCTGCTAAGTCTAATACAAAATCGCCAATTCGAACTCCTACACGAGCATCTTGATTTGGCGTAGAGAAAATACCATAAGGTAAGTTTTGTATTGGAAAGTCAGAGTCTTTAGAAACGTCAATAAATGATTTTAAATCTGGGTTATTGGGTTGAAATGACATTTGAAATGTGTCGTTTTATTGGTAAGAATATAAGTTTAAAAAATTGCTATACTGCAAATATACATATAATCGAACTATTCTTTGATAGAAGATAGTAATTGAGGTAGGAATAAGAATTTCTAAATTTGGTAAGACAAAATCGAATCTATTTTAGCTCACTTTCAGAACATCATTGATTTTATAGTTTTATAATATCTCTAATTTCAAGTTGAAGATATTGTTTGTTTCTGAAGGTATTTTCTGTAATCAGAAAAGCAATGTCGTATCGACTAGTATTTGAAATCTGATTGAAAAAATGTGCTTTTCCAAATGAAATAGCCG
This is a stretch of genomic DNA from Bernardetia sp.. It encodes these proteins:
- the fahA gene encoding fumarylacetoacetase, with protein sequence MSFQPNNPDLKSFIDVSKDSDFPIQNLPYGIFSTPNQDARVGVRIGDFVLDLAGLSDAELLKDLDFDHSVFYESVLNPFIELGQQNWRATREKTSQLLQKGSPLEDKKDEFLFPVADVTMHLPVRVGDYTDFYSSIEHATNLGKLFRPNGEPLMPNWKHIPVGYHGRASSIVVSGTEIHRPKGQILPKDADKPIFSPCKTLDFELEMAFIVGKSTNLGESVSIKEAENHIFGMVVFNDWSARDIQKWEYVPLGPFLGKSFASSISPWVVTLDALEPFRVESPKQEPEVLDYLKYEGKHNFDINLEVDFIPQNGEATTISRSSFKYLYWNMAQQLTHHTVNGCNINVGDMCASGTISGKDENSYGSLIEITQGGQKNINLKGGEIRKFIQDNDTIVMRGFCQNENVRIGFGEVSGKVLPAK